From Hartmannibacter diazotrophicus, a single genomic window includes:
- a CDS encoding ArnT family glycosyltransferase produces MTDQQPDTDGDNSAPFRLGSMVFAPAPTSATPAAGSGGSPQSDPSDRSEPFRLGGMTLAPPPQHTPLPGDGTTEAAVEPMAPPPSAEPQQSKTEEPRPSPAPRKSRAKRVLIGTRTILDLALLAVFAILLLAPGISSLPVTDRDEARFVQATKQMIASGDYVDIRFQDEPRYQKPVGIYWLQAGAIKALGYDQNAPLWAYRLPSLIAMVVSVMLVYLIGAVLSGSRVGTFAAIVFALSLIVGVEARLAKTDSVLLAFILLAQLAIARVFTDPQQRPRPLYAFLFWTAIGCGILVKGPVIVMVSGLTLLFLVIFSRSLKPLTALYPLRGLIWTLILVLPWFLAIWDVSGGTFFQASVGKDLLAKVGTGQEAHGAPPGTYLAAAFLTFWPGIALLLPALGWIWHNKSARPVGFLLAWAIPSWIVFEAVATKLPHYVMPLYPALALMAALAVRGGGLQMTSRWQRVCVGYVPFMALLLAAGLNAGFVYTEGHVDPYGLAACFIGALVVIAGGWLMMKAWLRSGLVTAALGIGIIYVTAFAWLLPRADHIWASDRLAEVAHMAVSCPNPTYIAVGYSEPSLVFQLGTDLQFDRADIAAATFRQSDCAVAMVDSRYDEAFVSALGPDAVKPVVAVEARNLNGFKPRRFDIYVRGLAAAPILGEAPPAEPTPDAPDAAPPVDASAPVN; encoded by the coding sequence ATGACTGACCAGCAGCCGGACACCGACGGAGACAATTCCGCCCCCTTCCGGCTCGGTTCCATGGTCTTCGCACCGGCCCCAACGTCTGCGACGCCTGCGGCAGGGAGCGGCGGCAGTCCCCAGTCCGATCCATCCGACCGCAGCGAGCCCTTCCGTCTCGGCGGCATGACGCTGGCGCCGCCGCCGCAGCACACGCCTCTGCCCGGCGATGGAACGACCGAAGCGGCCGTTGAACCGATGGCTCCGCCGCCGTCTGCAGAGCCGCAGCAATCGAAGACCGAAGAGCCTCGGCCTTCGCCCGCTCCGCGCAAGAGCCGCGCGAAACGCGTGCTCATCGGCACGCGCACGATTCTCGATCTCGCGCTCCTTGCTGTCTTCGCCATCCTTCTGCTGGCGCCGGGCATCAGCAGCCTGCCGGTCACTGATCGCGACGAGGCCCGTTTCGTCCAGGCAACGAAGCAGATGATCGCGAGCGGCGACTATGTCGACATCCGTTTCCAGGATGAGCCGCGCTATCAGAAGCCGGTCGGCATCTACTGGCTGCAGGCCGGTGCCATCAAGGCGCTCGGTTACGATCAGAACGCACCGCTCTGGGCCTACCGGTTGCCGTCGCTCATCGCGATGGTCGTGTCAGTGATGCTTGTCTACCTGATCGGCGCGGTGCTCTCCGGCTCCCGCGTCGGCACCTTCGCGGCCATCGTCTTTGCCCTGTCGCTGATTGTCGGGGTCGAGGCGCGGCTCGCCAAGACGGACTCGGTGCTGCTGGCCTTCATCCTGCTGGCCCAGCTTGCCATCGCCCGCGTCTTCACCGACCCGCAGCAGCGACCGAGGCCTCTCTACGCCTTCCTGTTCTGGACGGCGATCGGCTGCGGCATCCTCGTCAAGGGACCGGTCATCGTGATGGTGAGCGGCCTGACGCTGCTCTTCCTCGTGATCTTCTCGCGCAGCCTGAAGCCGCTGACGGCGCTCTATCCGCTGCGTGGCCTGATCTGGACGCTGATCCTCGTCCTGCCCTGGTTCCTTGCGATCTGGGACGTCAGCGGTGGCACCTTCTTCCAGGCGTCGGTCGGCAAGGATCTTCTGGCCAAGGTCGGAACGGGGCAGGAGGCGCACGGGGCGCCGCCCGGCACCTATCTCGCCGCCGCCTTCCTCACTTTCTGGCCGGGCATTGCGCTTCTGCTGCCGGCCCTTGGGTGGATCTGGCACAACAAGTCGGCCCGCCCGGTCGGCTTCCTCCTTGCCTGGGCCATTCCGTCCTGGATCGTCTTCGAAGCCGTGGCGACCAAGCTGCCGCATTACGTGATGCCGCTCTATCCGGCGCTGGCGCTGATGGCGGCGCTTGCCGTGCGTGGCGGTGGGCTCCAGATGACGAGCCGCTGGCAGCGCGTCTGCGTCGGCTATGTGCCCTTCATGGCGCTGCTGCTGGCGGCAGGCCTCAATGCCGGCTTCGTCTACACGGAAGGCCATGTCGATCCCTACGGCCTTGCCGCCTGCTTCATCGGCGCGCTGGTCGTGATTGCCGGCGGCTGGCTGATGATGAAGGCCTGGCTGCGCTCGGGTCTCGTCACGGCCGCCCTCGGCATCGGTATCATCTACGTCACGGCCTTCGCCTGGTTGCTGCCGCGCGCCGATCATATCTGGGCGTCCGATCGCCTCGCCGAAGTGGCGCATATGGCCGTTTCCTGTCCCAATCCGACCTATATCGCGGTCGGTTACAGCGAGCCGAGCCTCGTATTCCAACTCGGTACCGACCTGCAATTCGACAGGGCGGACATCGCCGCCGCGACTTTCCGGCAGAGCGACTGCGCGGTCGCCATGGTGGATTCGCGTTACGACGAAGCCTTTGTCAGTGCGCTCGGGCCGGACGCCGTCAAGCCGGTCGTTGCCGTCGAGGCACGCAACCTTAACGGCTTCAAGCCCCGGCGCTTCGATATCTATGTGCGCGGGCTCGCGGCGGCACCGATCTTGGGCGAAGCACCGCCGGCCGAACCCACGCCCGACGCGCCGGATGCGGCTCCTCCCGTTGACGCTTCGGCGCCGGTAAACTGA
- the gyrA gene encoding DNA gyrase subunit A, which yields MAEDNNDTPQGTGPSDIKPISIADEMRRSYLDYAMSVIVARALPDVRDGLKPVHRRILYSMHENGYEWNKAYRKSARVVGDVMGKYHPHGDASIYDALVRLAQPWSMRLPLVDGQGNFGSIDGDPPAAQRYTEVRLERVTNTMLDDLDKDTVDFSDNYDNSEREPTVMPARFPNLLVNGAGGIAVGMATNIPPHNLGEVIDATVAMMENPAIEIEELIDIMPGPDFPTGALILGRSGIRSAYMTGRGSIVMRGKVRIEEIRKDREAIIIDEIPYQVNKASMIEKIADLVREKRIEGISDIRDESDRQGMRVVIELKRDAVADVLLNQLYRFSPLQSTFGVNMVALNGGKPELMNLKDVLSAFVSFRENVVSRRTKFLLNKARDRAHILVGLAIAVANIDEVIKLIRSAPDPATARSQLMERRWPASDVDSLIRLIDDPRHTVNEDGTYNLSEEQARAILDLRLQRLTALGRDEIGDELNKLAAEISDYLDILRSRVRIQDIIRNELAEIRAMFANDRRTEIVESDADMDDEDLIAREDMVVTVSHEGYIKRVPLSTYRAQRRGGKGRSGMSTKDEDFVTRLFVASTHTPVLFFSSRGIAYKLKVWRLPIGNPQSRGKYFKNLLPLQDGERITSILALPEDETTWETLDVMFATTGGTVRRNKLSDFVSVNRNGKIAMKLDEGEGIVSVETCTETDDVLLTTALGQCIRFETTQVRVFKGRDSMGVRGISLADGDTVISMCILHHFEASPAERTEYLKRAGAARRAALGEDAELEAEDTAVIDADEAAEGETEGELSYDRYIAMGAAEQFVLTVNEKGYGKRSSSYDFRTSGRGGKGIKATDQTKLKEIGNLVATFPVENADQIMLVSNGGQLIRVPVDGIRFASRASKGVRIFATGADEKVVSVEHLSEVEEDEGEEGGVTETGPATDE from the coding sequence TTGGCAGAAGACAACAACGATACGCCGCAAGGCACCGGCCCGTCTGACATCAAGCCGATTTCCATCGCTGACGAGATGCGCCGCAGCTATCTCGACTACGCGATGAGCGTGATTGTCGCCCGCGCGCTTCCTGATGTGCGCGACGGCCTGAAGCCTGTTCATCGCCGCATCCTCTATTCGATGCACGAGAACGGCTACGAGTGGAACAAGGCTTACCGCAAGTCTGCTCGCGTGGTCGGCGACGTCATGGGTAAATACCATCCCCATGGTGACGCCTCGATCTACGACGCGCTGGTGCGTCTCGCGCAGCCGTGGTCGATGCGGCTGCCGCTGGTCGACGGACAGGGCAACTTCGGCTCGATCGACGGTGATCCGCCTGCGGCCCAGCGCTATACCGAGGTCCGTCTTGAGCGCGTGACGAACACGATGCTCGACGATCTCGACAAGGACACGGTCGATTTCTCCGACAACTACGACAATTCGGAACGCGAGCCGACGGTCATGCCGGCGCGTTTCCCGAACCTGCTCGTCAATGGCGCTGGCGGCATCGCCGTCGGCATGGCGACAAACATTCCGCCGCACAATCTCGGTGAGGTGATCGACGCCACCGTCGCCATGATGGAAAATCCCGCGATCGAGATCGAGGAACTGATCGACATCATGCCCGGTCCGGATTTCCCGACCGGTGCGTTGATCCTCGGCCGCTCGGGCATTCGCTCGGCCTATATGACCGGGCGCGGTTCCATCGTCATGCGTGGCAAGGTCCGCATCGAGGAAATCCGCAAGGATCGCGAAGCGATCATCATCGACGAGATTCCCTATCAGGTGAACAAGGCGTCGATGATCGAGAAGATCGCCGACCTTGTGCGCGAGAAGCGGATCGAGGGCATCTCGGATATCCGCGACGAGTCCGACCGTCAGGGCATGCGCGTCGTGATCGAGCTGAAGCGGGATGCCGTTGCCGACGTGCTCCTCAACCAGCTCTATCGCTTCTCGCCGCTGCAATCGACCTTCGGCGTCAACATGGTGGCGCTCAACGGCGGCAAGCCGGAACTGATGAACCTCAAGGACGTGCTGTCGGCGTTCGTCAGCTTCCGCGAGAATGTCGTCAGCCGGCGCACCAAGTTCCTCCTGAACAAGGCGCGCGACCGGGCGCATATCCTCGTGGGTCTGGCGATCGCGGTCGCCAACATCGACGAGGTCATCAAGCTCATCCGCAGCGCGCCGGACCCGGCAACGGCCCGCAGCCAGCTTATGGAGCGGCGCTGGCCGGCGTCGGATGTCGATTCGCTGATCAGGCTGATCGACGATCCGCGCCATACGGTGAACGAGGACGGCACCTACAACCTCTCCGAAGAGCAGGCCCGTGCCATCCTCGACCTGCGCCTGCAGCGTCTGACGGCACTCGGCCGTGACGAGATCGGCGACGAGCTGAACAAGCTGGCAGCCGAGATTTCCGACTATCTCGACATTCTGCGCTCGCGTGTCCGCATCCAGGACATCATCCGCAACGAGCTGGCCGAAATCCGCGCGATGTTCGCCAACGATCGCCGCACGGAGATCGTCGAGAGCGACGCGGACATGGACGACGAGGACCTGATTGCCCGCGAGGACATGGTGGTCACCGTCAGCCACGAGGGCTACATCAAGCGCGTGCCGCTCTCGACCTACCGGGCCCAGCGTCGCGGCGGCAAGGGCCGCTCGGGCATGTCGACGAAGGACGAGGATTTCGTCACCCGGCTGTTCGTCGCCAGCACCCACACGCCGGTGCTCTTCTTCTCCTCACGTGGCATTGCCTACAAGTTGAAGGTCTGGCGCTTGCCGATCGGCAATCCGCAATCGCGCGGCAAGTATTTCAAGAACCTGCTGCCGCTTCAGGATGGCGAGCGGATTACGTCCATCCTGGCGTTGCCCGAGGACGAGACGACCTGGGAGACGCTGGACGTCATGTTCGCCACGACCGGTGGCACCGTCCGGCGCAACAAGCTCTCCGATTTCGTCTCCGTGAACCGCAACGGCAAGATCGCCATGAAGCTCGACGAGGGCGAGGGCATCGTCTCCGTGGAGACATGCACCGAGACCGACGACGTGCTCCTGACGACTGCGCTTGGACAGTGCATCCGCTTCGAGACGACGCAGGTACGCGTGTTCAAGGGACGCGATTCCATGGGCGTGCGCGGCATCTCGCTGGCTGATGGCGACACCGTCATCTCGATGTGCATCCTGCATCATTTCGAGGCGTCTCCGGCCGAGCGGACGGAATACCTCAAGCGTGCCGGAGCGGCGCGGCGTGCGGCCCTGGGCGAGGATGCCGAGCTCGAGGCCGAGGATACAGCGGTCATCGACGCCGATGAGGCTGCCGAAGGCGAGACCGAGGGCGAGCTGTCCTACGACCGCTATATCGCCATGGGGGCTGCCGAGCAGTTCGTTCTCACCGTCAACGAGAAGGGTTACGGCAAGCGGTCGTCGTCCTACGACTTCCGCACGTCGGGTCGCGGCGGCAAGGGCATCAAAGCGACGGACCAGACCAAGCTGAAGGAAATCGGCAACCTCGTCGCCACCTTCCCGGTTGAGAATGCCGACCAGATCATGCTGGTCTCGAATGGCGGCCAGCTCATCCGCGTGCCCGTCGACGGCATTCGCTTCGCCAGCCGCGCCTCGAAGGGCGTGCGCATCTTTGCCACCGGAGCGGACGAAAAGGTCGTCTCCGTCGAGCATCTCTCCGAGGTTGAGGAGGATGAGGGCGAAGAGGGCGGCGTTACCGAAACGGGCCCCGCCACAGACGAGTGA
- a CDS encoding MarC family protein: protein MTDYLLNALATLLVTIDPIGLAPIFLALTRGADKSIRNDIAVRACGIASLILILFILAGSAVLGFLGISLAAFRIAGGLLLFWIAAEMVFEKREKRKKETAQNVVTHKMSGADESQILDDLHQVAVFPLAIPLIAGPGAISASILLAAKAPSTLGLIALIALTLAIVASCLVVFLAAERMDRILGETGRSVLTRLLGVLLAAMSVQFVADGVKAIAAGS from the coding sequence ATGACCGATTATCTGCTCAACGCTCTGGCAACTCTCCTCGTCACCATCGACCCGATCGGACTTGCGCCGATCTTCCTGGCGCTGACGCGGGGCGCCGACAAATCGATCCGCAACGACATCGCCGTGCGGGCCTGCGGCATCGCGAGCCTGATCCTGATCCTCTTCATCCTGGCCGGATCGGCCGTTCTCGGCTTCCTGGGCATTTCGCTGGCGGCCTTCCGCATCGCGGGCGGCCTGCTGCTCTTCTGGATCGCGGCGGAAATGGTGTTCGAGAAGCGCGAGAAGCGGAAGAAGGAAACGGCGCAGAATGTCGTGACCCACAAGATGTCCGGCGCCGACGAAAGCCAGATTCTCGACGACCTGCATCAGGTCGCCGTGTTTCCGCTGGCCATCCCCCTGATTGCAGGCCCCGGTGCGATTTCAGCCTCGATCCTGCTCGCGGCCAAGGCGCCATCGACGCTGGGCCTCATCGCCTTGATCGCGCTGACCCTTGCCATCGTTGCCAGTTGCCTCGTCGTCTTCCTCGCGGCCGAGCGCATGGATCGCATTCTCGGCGAGACGGGTCGCAGCGTACTGACGCGGCTTCTCGGCGTATTGCTGGCGGCGATGTCCGTCCAGTTCGTCGCCGATGGCGTCAAGGCCATCGCCGCGGGGTCATAG
- a CDS encoding lipid-A-disaccharide synthase N-terminal domain-containing protein yields MSDLLARFSDWLHMVFVAQIDLWVILGFIAQALFMMRFVVQWIASERAKQSVVPVAFWFFSLGGGFLLLVYAVKRADPVFIAGQGLGLLIYLRNLVLIFRHDPAATPEKDKG; encoded by the coding sequence ATGTCTGACCTTCTCGCGCGCTTTTCCGACTGGCTGCACATGGTCTTCGTCGCCCAGATCGACCTCTGGGTGATCCTTGGCTTTATCGCGCAAGCCTTGTTCATGATGCGCTTCGTCGTGCAGTGGATCGCCAGCGAGCGGGCGAAGCAGTCCGTTGTGCCGGTTGCCTTCTGGTTCTTTTCCCTCGGCGGCGGCTTTCTGCTGCTGGTCTATGCCGTCAAGCGGGCCGATCCGGTGTTCATCGCCGGGCAGGGACTGGGCCTGCTGATCTATCTGCGCAACCTTGTTCTGATCTTCCGTCACGACCCGGCCGCGACCCCGGAAAAGGACAAGGGCTGA
- a CDS encoding glycosyltransferase family 2 protein — translation MTGASRISVVIPAKDEADNLAVLIPEILTALAGRDHEVVVVDDGSSDRTGAMLAGMRAEGKPVRHIRHESPCGQSAAVRSGMLAASGDIVATIDGDGQNDPAYIPALVDALEAAGPGVALAAGQRLGRTDGFWKKYASRFANWLRGAILQDGTRDSGCGLKAVRREVFLLLPYFDSWHRFLPALVIREGYKVVHVDVVDRHRRFGKSNYGIFDRGLRGVLDLFGVWWLRKRRRKVPVVSEITSTAPKAENVNV, via the coding sequence ATGACTGGCGCTTCCCGTATTTCCGTTGTGATTCCGGCCAAGGACGAAGCGGACAACCTTGCCGTCCTCATCCCGGAGATTCTGACGGCGCTGGCAGGGCGCGATCACGAGGTCGTGGTGGTCGACGACGGCTCTTCGGACCGGACGGGCGCGATGCTGGCCGGGATGCGGGCGGAGGGCAAACCCGTTCGTCACATCCGTCACGAAAGCCCATGCGGCCAGAGCGCGGCCGTGCGGTCCGGCATGCTGGCGGCGAGCGGCGATATTGTGGCGACGATCGACGGGGACGGCCAGAATGATCCGGCCTATATCCCGGCGCTCGTCGATGCCCTTGAAGCGGCGGGTCCAGGCGTCGCGCTCGCGGCGGGCCAGCGCCTCGGCCGCACCGACGGCTTCTGGAAGAAATACGCCTCCCGCTTCGCCAACTGGCTGCGCGGCGCGATCCTGCAGGATGGCACCCGCGACAGCGGCTGCGGGCTCAAGGCGGTCCGGCGTGAGGTCTTCCTGTTGCTGCCCTATTTCGACAGCTGGCACCGCTTCCTGCCGGCCCTGGTGATCCGTGAGGGCTACAAGGTCGTGCACGTCGACGTCGTCGACCGTCATCGCCGTTTCGGCAAGTCCAACTACGGCATTTTCGACCGTGGGCTTCGCGGCGTCCTCGATCTTTTCGGGGTCTGGTGGCTGCGCAAGCGGCGCAGAAAGGTGCCGGTCGTCAGCGAGATAACCTCAACTGCTCCGAAGGCGGAGAACGTGAATGTCTGA
- a CDS encoding DUF4399 domain-containing protein, producing the protein MTFRFAIPFLCAGAMLCGPALAGETPAPEGAKVYFITPMDGETVSSPVKVVFGLSGMGVAPAGTDKEKTGHHHLFIDVPPLGEGEAGELDNPISSDDHHVHFGGGQTETSLELSPGQHTLQLVLGDMNHIPHNPPVASGVITITVK; encoded by the coding sequence ATGACATTCAGGTTCGCGATCCCGTTTCTTTGCGCAGGCGCAATGCTCTGCGGCCCGGCCCTGGCCGGCGAGACCCCGGCGCCCGAGGGTGCCAAGGTCTATTTCATCACCCCAATGGACGGCGAAACTGTCTCGTCGCCGGTTAAGGTGGTCTTCGGCCTTTCCGGCATGGGGGTTGCCCCGGCCGGAACGGACAAGGAGAAGACCGGCCACCACCACCTTTTCATCGACGTTCCGCCGCTTGGCGAGGGTGAGGCGGGCGAACTCGACAACCCGATCTCGAGCGACGACCACCACGTACATTTCGGCGGCGGCCAGACCGAGACATCGCTGGAACTCTCTCCCGGTCAGCACACCCTGCAGCTTGTGCTCGGCGACATGAACCACATCCCGCACAATCCGCCTGTGGCGTCGGGCGTGATCACGATCACGGTGAAATAG